In the Pseudochaenichthys georgianus chromosome 1, fPseGeo1.2, whole genome shotgun sequence genome, one interval contains:
- the cygb2 gene encoding cytoglobin-2: MSRRESPPPPSPPPQVLGVRRGEVEPDDRPERAEPLSDAEREIIQDTWGHVYKNCEDVGVSVLIRFFVNFPSAKQYFSQFHDMEDPEEMERSSQLRHHACRVMNALNTVVVNLNDPEKVTAVLALVGKAHAIKHKVEPMYFKILSGVILEVMTEDFPEFFPVEVQMVWTKLMGAVYWHVTGAYTEVGWLQVSSSAV, translated from the exons ATGTCTCGCAGGGAGTCTCCGCCGCCGCCCTCGCCACCTCCGCAGGTGCTGGGGGTCCGGAGAGGAGAGGTGGAGCCCGACGACCGTCCGGAGCGAGCCGAGCCGCTGTCTGACGCCGAGAGGGAGATCATCCAGGACACGTGGGGGCACGTCTACAAGAACTGCGAGGACGTGGGGGTGTCTGTGCTCATAAG GTTCTTTGTCAACTTTCCATCGGCCAAACAGTACTTCAGCCAGTTTCACGACATGGAGGATCCAGAGGAGATGGAGCGAAGCAGCCAACTTCGCCACCATGCCTGCAGGGTGATGAACGCCCTCAACACCGTGGTGGTAAACCTCAACGACCCTGAGAAGGTGACGGCAGTGCTGGCCTTGGTGGGGAAGGCCCATGCTATCAAACACAAGGTGGAACCCATGTACTTCAAG ATCCTGAGCGGTGTGATCCTGGAGGTGATGACTGAAGATTTCCCAGAATTCTTCCCGGTAGAGGTGCAGATGGTGTGGACCAAACTGATGGGGGCGGTGTACTGGCACGTGACGGGGGCCTACACAGAGGTGGGCTGGCTCCAGGTCTCCAGCTCGGCAGTGTGA